The Canis lupus familiaris isolate Mischka breed German Shepherd chromosome 1, alternate assembly UU_Cfam_GSD_1.0, whole genome shotgun sequence DNA window acaaatttatttttttagctgtaTCTGTTGAACAAacaagtcacttttatttttaattttttaagaagattttatctatttatttgagagggagtgagaaagcaaggtaaggagcagagggagaagcagactccccactgagcagggaaccccatgcagggtttgatcccaatcccaggactccaggttcatgaGCTTAACGGACTGAGCGATCCAGCCCCACCCCGCACCATGAGTCACTTTTGTTTTCCCTATGAAACGGAAGGTTGTAGGACCGGTGGCATTAATAAGGGCTGAAGTGTGGAGAGTGACAGCTTAAATTAATGCTGAGGCTCAGGTGTTCAGATTGATCATACTATCACCTGAAATTTCCAAAGCTTGTTTAAATTGGTgccatcaaaaattaaaaatgaattgttaAATTTAGAGCCTTTTGTGATGAAATAGCCAGTGAGCATTCTAGGGTATGGGGGGGACTGGCTGGTCTGTCACAGAGGACGAGGTGGCCACAAGCTAGGGCTAAgagcccctgcaccccacccatAAGGAGTAGCTGCACAcagctcctgcccctcccccgtcACCACACGGTGGGAAGTGAGCTGTGGCTCCCCCATCTCAGCCTCACCCCCAGTATCCCTCGGGACTCCCATGACTTTCTGCTCTTGAAGAGCCTCTGGCGAGTCCCATGTCGCTTGGAGCCTGCCTGGAGTGCTGTGGAGGGCAGCGGGGGCATGCCTGGATTTCCCCTTCCACATATATTCACAGAGGTTAATTTGGCACAAGACTCACATTTAAATTGGGAGATTTGAATGTagtgtaaaaacaaaaagatgaattcAGTGGAAACCTCTCAGTATTTAAGAATCTAggtgaaggggcgcctgggtggctcagctagttcagtggctgcctttggctcaggtcatgatcccagggtcctgggatggagccccgcattgggcacTGGGCACTGGgctccaactccctgctcagcagggagcctgcttctccctcctcctttggtCCTCCCTACCACTAGTGTGTTCTCTAGCTCACATACGTCTgtgctttttctaaaataaataagtaaagtcttaaaaaaaaagaatctaggtgTATATAGCAtgattttgtgtcattttttgtTAAACACCTCTTGgggtctttttcttccttgtaaaACAAAGATGGGTAGGATGGCCTCCAGATCCTATTCCTAGCCAAGGCTGGCCTGTCCATAGCACCTTCATTTAGTTTACTCATTTGATTTCCACAATGTGATGATCTAGCGGTCATcactgtcttcattttacagacgTGCACCATGCCACTCTAGTGAAGGGGGCCGCCCTAAGCCCTGCCGACAGAAGGAGTGCAGCAAGGAGATGCCTCCTCAGGTAACTTCCCCCACCCTGCATCTATTTGGGTAGACAAAAGTCATACGCAGATACAATAAAATACccatttaattaaatgtttattcaatGAAAGTATGTATAAAAACTTACAAATCTGAGAACGCAACTATACATGAAACAGGATGACGGGATATTCAGTTTTTCACATATACGTACAGCACAGCTATGAACtgttcttcccttttcccttcggTCCTTGTTTCTGGCTCCTGTTTTGTCCTGTCAGACCATTCTGTGATTGGCCCAAGGAAAGATTAGTGGACACATTTTACTGCTTTCAGGCCAATGGAGGAaatttcaggtgtttttttttttaaacaaaaaagtggagactaaacaacaaaataaaattttttcccaaacagcaattaggtgttttttttgttttgttttgtttttatcctgatttttctctgccatttttGATGCTTCAATGAATGCTGCCGGTAAACTATTAGCATTAACGTTTAAAGTCATTAAAGTTACTACATGCTTTGCCCACAACTTCCCCCTCTGAGACGCACTTTCCTGCATCCTTCTTCCTGCAGCACATACACTGATTTAAAGCAGCAGGTCTGTGCTAAAACAAACTTAGCACTGGAATAATGCTGCTGGAATGGCGTGTTGTCTTCAGAAAGACAATCTATAGACTAGTACTTTcagatctgatttttaaaacagccAACAGATTTATCAGAAACTAAAATAGAATTTTGTTCTTGTTCAACTTTGAAAGAAGCCAGCAATTTGATAAGGCATGTGCGTTAGTACACCTGTTTATCACAAATATCCATACATTTTCTCTTACAAACATACAAACTCACAGCTTTGTCATGTTTTATCCAAAAATTAAGATTGCCATCACattattactttttctcttttgtgttgtGTTCAAGTAGATTTCTTAACGAATGATTTTTCTTGACTGGACATAATCTCAAAGGATGCATTTTGAAATAAGACCCCTGGAGGATAAATACTAAGAACATTTTCTTGGGTTTAAAGTTTCCCCACACCTTCTAGATTTTGCATAGTACAGAGCCCAGTGGTATCTCTAAGAAGCATGCTgtattttctgacattttctgAGAAGGAAGACTTATTACCCAGGGAAAGTCATAATTTTAGCTTACCAAATTGCAttctagttgttttgttttgttatatacCCTTCATTAGTTCCaagtatgctttttaaataatctaaaacGTCTCAAAATCTATTTGAGTTTATAAGTACTACTGACCATTATCTTTCCAATATCCCCTGAATTGAAGTAAATATGTTCCAGGTTTATAATGCACAAAGCCTTTGTGGAGGAAGGGCTGGGGACGGGGAGGgcgtggggaggacagagggaccAGGGACCTGTCTGTATCTGTATCATGCCATGGAGAACTACAGTTCTGTactgggggaagagaagggagatcGTCTCTGtaaaaatgacagtttttaaaaagataaagtaaccTTCAGTCTAACAACACCGTTTCCTGTTCCTTTTTGATGGAAGCTAACACCGGGTGGTCAGGTTCCGTGACTTCGGAGTCCCCGCTGCCCAGGAGGATGGACCGCCCCTCGTCTAGGGCAAACACGTCCGAGTTCTGGTTTTGGCATGAGTGTTTAACCACCTCATTGGGGGTCGAGAATGTTTTGTCACACAAGTTGCATTTGTAGGGTTTGTTGGTTTGTACCAGCATGTTGTCCATCTGACTGCCTTCCTCAAACGTGCAGAGTTCCAGAGTCTGTTTGTCCACCATGGTGTAGGTGTCGATGCTCTGATTGAGGCACACGTGCCGGGCCGCCTGGTTGGCCCTGCAAAAGCTCTTGTCGCAAGTGCTGCATTTGAAAGGCTTCCcggtgtgtatgtacatgtgctCCCTCCAGTGGCTCTTCTGGATGAACTTGCGGCCGCAGATGGTGCACTCGTACTTGCGCCTCTTTACCTCCCTCTCCTGGTCCGCCTGCTCCAAGTTGTCAATGTCCGCGATGTCCGAGGGCGGCGGCGTCTCCGAGTGCTGCTGCCCGTCGATGATGGGAGAGTCGGAGATGTGCTGCAGCTCGCTGTCGCTGATCATCCCGGCCTCAGGCACTTCCATGGCGTCTTTGCCCAGGTCGGCCGCGTTGCTACAGAGGGACAGGGGCCCTCGGCTTTCACCGGGCTGGCTGGGCGGGAAGGGTACTCCCGTGTGAATCTGGAGGTGCTCCCGCAAACTGCTCCGGAGGGTGAAGCGCCGGCCGCACAGGTGGCAGGCGTAGTACTTTGGAAAGCTGCCGTTCCTCTTCATGATGCTCGGCTTCACGTGGGCTATGGTGAGGGATGCGGGCTGTTCGTCGGAGGAAGAGGCCTCCAGGTTGGTCTCCTCCCCGGGAGGCGGGGGAGGCACGGGGGTGGACACGAGTTCTGGAGACAGCGAGGTCTGCAGCGGGTCCGAGGGAGTCAGGTGCGTCCGATTCACCTGGGCCAGGTTGGAAGTCAGTTGAGAGAGCTGCGAGGCCTCGGGCACCTGCTCCTGGCTCATCCGGGGGGCCTGTGGCCGCGGTTCCCGCCCGAGTTTCTCGGGTGCTGAGGCCAGCTTGCTGGCTTGTCTCAGCTGGTGATCTGCGATCTGAATGCCGTACAGGGAGGAAGCCAGTGGGAAAACTTGGTCGGGATGAGAGAAGGCTCCTTGGCTGGCCAGGCTGGCCTCCTGGATCAGCGGGTAAGCGTGCAGGAACTTGATCCCCTGCTCTAAGCGAACGGGATCAATCAGCTGGGGCGCCATCTTGCCAGTGTACATCAAATGTAAGAGATAGCTGAAGATGTCCGGCTGTATGTCAGTTGGTTTCAAACGGACACACTCGCTGGAAGAAACAAGGGAACAGTCTGTAAGTGTCACCCCGAGTCTCCAACGATAACACGATCTCTTTTATTTCAGacgattttatttgtttcttcatgagagaccgagagagaggcagagggagaagcaggttccctatggggagcctgaggtggggcttgatcccaggagctggGATCCCGtccttcctgagccaaaggcagatgctcaaccgctgagccgcccaggtgccccagggggcccttttaaaggcaaataaaacaAGAGTGTTCCCCGTTTCCTATTATTAGCGTTTCATGAAATGGAATCCTCAGGGGAGATTACTGGAACCTATGTAATTTAATCGTATCAAGAACAGGGAGAAATACATTAAACGTATTTTCAAGGGCTGAGAAAGAAAAGGTTCACGGCAAGCTTAACTCTGATCTCAGACTTGTCTTAAGTCAGGACGTCTTAATTCAGACTCTTGAAGCCCTTTTTCTCCTCACGGTGTATGTGAAATTCAgtcatattatatttttagataGAACTCCAAgagttctatatatataaaaaaattgtgTGTTTTGCGCAGAGGACCTATTGCTTTCTGGAAGTGGCCTGTGACCTAGTGACGGGTAAGAACCACCCACCCAGCAGATCTCTGGCTAAAAGTCTATGATTTTCTATTGATCCGATGCCATCCTGGGCTCAGCAGGAGATCTTTTCAGGCAAATCAAACAATCTACCCGAAGAGAACACgattcttcatttgtaaaatgacacAGGGGAGCTGGACTAGCATGAACAAGTGCTAAGAGCGACACGACAcaagtgagagaaaaataaagccgAATTCTCTCTGTGCTCTGCAGCTCTCTGATCTGTGTCCAGCATGAAAGTGGAAGCACTGtaagagatggagaaacatctaGCTCTAATGGGGTCAGATCACCTTCCCAGTATTTGCTAGATTGCATTAAAAAGTGGTTCCAGGACAACTCCCTTCCTTACCAAATGTAAACCAGCACTGTCAACAGAACTACCACTgggctttacatgcattatctcattaaattgCCAtgaattctcattttacagataagggactgaggctcaaagagattt harbors:
- the ZBTB2 gene encoding zinc finger and BTB domain-containing protein 2, which gives rise to MDLANHGLILLQQLNAQREFGFLCDCTVAIGDVYFKAHKSVLASFSNYFKMLFVHQTSECVRLKPTDIQPDIFSYLLHLMYTGKMAPQLIDPVRLEQGIKFLHAYPLIQEASLASQGAFSHPDQVFPLASSLYGIQIADHQLRQASKLASAPEKLGREPRPQAPRMSQEQVPEASQLSQLTSNLAQVNRTHLTPSDPLQTSLSPELVSTPVPPPPPGEETNLEASSSDEQPASLTIAHVKPSIMKRNGSFPKYYACHLCGRRFTLRSSLREHLQIHTGVPFPPSQPGESRGPLSLCSNAADLGKDAMEVPEAGMISDSELQHISDSPIIDGQQHSETPPPSDIADIDNLEQADQEREVKRRKYECTICGRKFIQKSHWREHMYIHTGKPFKCSTCDKSFCRANQAARHVCLNQSIDTYTMVDKQTLELCTFEEGSQMDNMLVQTNKPYKCNLCDKTFSTPNEVVKHSCQNQNSDVFALDEGRSILLGSGDSEVTEPDHPVLASIKKEQETVLLD